A window of the Polaribacter batillariae genome harbors these coding sequences:
- a CDS encoding SusC/RagA family TonB-linked outer membrane protein, protein MKRATKCYVFLKSGNSIKVISFLLLLLFAHQGWAQSIKITGSVKDAETNEPLPGASVLIKGTTTGVVADFDGKYEIIVPSKKSILRFSFVSFLTQEIVVGEKTNINVTLQPDSQALDEIVVVGYGTRKKANLTGAVQTISAKELENRVVVDPLKALQGALPGLNITYGNGRPNELADINIRGFESLSGGAPLIVIDGIPSDIRQFTELNPSDIESVTTLMDAASSAIYGARASFGVVLVTTKSAKKGKLSVSFDTNTSYRNALHVPEYILDPYTVQENRVTGAGGWYDLRSVWGNSSWDLLRKLSDEGTEVIVNPDNTNRYLYAGRTEWYKEAINKNAASTIYNLSLSGSNDKVSYFMSGGVSSTDGAFKYGKDTFDKYNLRTKLDFKASDWLTISNNSSFVLDEYDEPSQGFNFNGLRNQPTTDVIRNPDGSWTQSGASIFGRSSEGGRATTSNSRFSTFFTVKGSFWEDLLTVTARASYMKRDRMYGRYSLPVSYNNGPNSGGVLGALTVARREAIQTVQNVYDVFADLKKSFGNHNLHLLVGYNQEYRSQVRFFAERRDLISTSVPSLELATGDRDVEEEIWDWATRSGFGRFLYDYKGKYLLELNGRYDGTSRFSKNDRFGFFPSVSIAWNIAKEDFFKDIAGEYISSLKPRFSYGSLGNQDVDSYAYLASMSSRETTTIIGGNQQTTLLSPGLVSGSLTWETVRSTNFGLDFGFFNNRLTGIANYYERETLDMLTKSKQLPGVLGTSEPQQNAADLVTKGWDFSLRWRDGFEMKGSRFNYNFGVVLADSRSWITEFDNPNGNLNDYYVGYEIGTIFGFESDGLFQSEEEIANHANQSNYWSYPDKTPPAPGDIKFKDLNGDGVIRGALTINDLQDERIIGNRRSRYTIGVNYGANWKGFDFSMFWQGVLKRDWYPGGLDFWGLRTSPWSNLQKYNHNNTWTPETPDAYLPRVKGYAASNFSGAEILQENTRYLQNAWYMRLKNVTVGYTLPENFNKKMGIDRLRLYLSGENLATFTGLKNPNIDPETLNTGYPMQSLFAFGLNLNF, encoded by the coding sequence ATGAAAAGAGCAACAAAATGTTACGTCTTCTTAAAAAGTGGAAACAGTATTAAAGTAATAAGTTTTTTATTGTTATTGCTTTTTGCTCATCAAGGGTGGGCACAATCAATTAAAATAACCGGTAGTGTTAAAGACGCCGAGACAAACGAGCCGTTACCTGGAGCCAGTGTTTTAATAAAAGGAACTACTACAGGAGTAGTTGCAGATTTTGATGGTAAATATGAAATTATTGTTCCTTCCAAAAAATCGATACTCAGATTTTCATTTGTAAGTTTTTTAACCCAAGAAATTGTAGTGGGGGAAAAAACGAACATAAATGTTACTTTACAACCAGATTCCCAAGCATTGGACGAAATAGTGGTAGTTGGTTATGGTACAAGAAAAAAAGCGAATTTAACAGGTGCAGTTCAAACAATTTCTGCAAAAGAACTAGAGAATAGAGTTGTTGTAGATCCTTTAAAAGCTTTACAAGGTGCCTTACCAGGTTTAAATATTACCTATGGAAATGGAAGGCCAAATGAATTGGCAGATATTAACATTAGAGGATTTGAATCTCTGTCTGGAGGAGCTCCTTTAATTGTAATAGATGGAATTCCATCAGATATTAGACAGTTTACAGAGTTAAACCCCTCTGATATAGAAAGTGTAACCACCTTAATGGACGCTGCTTCTTCTGCAATTTATGGGGCAAGAGCATCTTTTGGGGTAGTATTGGTTACAACAAAAAGTGCAAAAAAAGGTAAATTAAGTGTTTCTTTTGATACCAATACATCGTATAGAAATGCTTTGCACGTTCCAGAATATATTTTAGACCCATACACTGTTCAAGAAAACCGTGTTACTGGTGCTGGAGGGTGGTATGATTTAAGAAGTGTTTGGGGAAACAGTAGTTGGGATTTGTTAAGAAAATTAAGCGACGAAGGAACTGAAGTAATTGTAAACCCAGACAATACGAATAGATATTTATATGCAGGAAGAACAGAATGGTACAAGGAAGCAATAAATAAGAATGCTGCTTCTACAATATACAATTTATCATTATCTGGAAGTAACGATAAGGTAAGTTATTTTATGTCAGGAGGTGTATCTTCTACGGATGGTGCTTTTAAATATGGAAAAGATACTTTCGATAAGTACAACTTAAGAACAAAGCTAGATTTTAAAGCTTCAGACTGGTTAACGATTTCCAATAATTCATCATTTGTTTTAGATGAATACGATGAACCATCTCAAGGTTTTAATTTTAATGGACTTCGAAATCAACCTACAACAGATGTTATTAGGAATCCTGATGGATCATGGACGCAATCAGGAGCAAGTATCTTTGGTCGTTCTTCTGAAGGAGGGCGTGCAACAACATCAAACTCAAGATTTTCGACCTTTTTTACAGTAAAAGGATCTTTTTGGGAAGATTTATTAACTGTAACAGCTAGGGCGAGTTATATGAAAAGAGATAGAATGTACGGTAGATATTCACTTCCTGTTAGTTACAACAATGGGCCAAACAGTGGTGGGGTTTTAGGAGCCTTAACAGTAGCAAGACGTGAAGCAATACAAACAGTACAAAATGTTTATGATGTTTTTGCAGATCTTAAAAAAAGTTTTGGTAATCATAATTTACATTTATTAGTAGGGTACAATCAAGAATATCGTTCTCAGGTTCGGTTTTTTGCAGAGCGTAGAGATTTAATAAGTACAAGTGTGCCAAGTCTCGAATTAGCAACTGGAGATCGTGATGTTGAAGAAGAAATTTGGGATTGGGCAACTCGAAGCGGATTTGGTAGATTTCTTTACGATTACAAAGGTAAATATTTATTGGAGTTAAATGGAAGGTATGATGGAACTTCAAGGTTTTCAAAAAACGATCGTTTTGGTTTTTTTCCTTCTGTTTCCATTGCTTGGAATATTGCTAAGGAAGATTTCTTTAAAGACATAGCGGGTGAATATATAAGTAGTTTAAAACCTAGGTTTTCCTATGGTTCTCTGGGGAACCAAGATGTAGATTCTTACGCGTATTTAGCATCGATGTCATCTAGAGAAACAACTACTATTATTGGAGGAAATCAACAAACTACATTGCTTTCTCCAGGCCTTGTTTCAGGTTCGTTAACTTGGGAAACAGTAAGATCAACAAATTTTGGTTTAGATTTTGGTTTTTTTAACAATCGATTAACGGGAATTGCAAATTATTACGAAAGAGAAACCCTAGATATGTTAACAAAATCGAAGCAATTACCAGGAGTATTAGGAACTTCTGAACCGCAACAAAATGCAGCAGATTTAGTAACTAAAGGTTGGGATTTTTCTTTAAGATGGAGAGATGGATTTGAGATGAAAGGATCAAGATTTAATTATAATTTTGGTGTTGTTCTTGCAGACAGTCGTTCTTGGATTACCGAATTCGATAACCCTAATGGTAATTTAAACGATTATTACGTAGGATACGAAATAGGTACCATATTTGGGTTTGAATCAGATGGGCTATTTCAATCAGAAGAAGAAATTGCAAATCATGCAAATCAATCAAATTACTGGTCTTACCCAGATAAAACTCCTCCAGCACCTGGTGATATAAAATTTAAAGACTTAAATGGTGATGGTGTTATAAGAGGAGCATTAACTATAAACGATCTGCAAGATGAACGAATAATTGGAAATAGAAGATCTAGATATACAATTGGTGTAAATTATGGAGCTAATTGGAAAGGATTTGATTTTAGTATGTTTTGGCAAGGTGTTTTAAAAAGAGATTGGTATCCTGGAGGACTCGATTTTTGGGGATTACGTACAAGTCCTTGGAGTAACTTACAAAAATACAACCATAATAATACCTGGACACCAGAAACACCAGATGCTTACTTACCAAGAGTAAAAGGGTATGCAGCTTCAAACTTTAGTGGAGCAGAGATTTTACAAGAAAATACAAGATACCTTCAAAATGCATGGTATATGCGCTTAAAGAATGTAACAGTAGGTTATACCTTACCTGAAAATTTCAATAAAAAAATGGGTATTGATAGATTAAGGCTCTATTTATCGGGAGAAAACTTAGCGACGTTTACGGGATTAAAAAACCCGAATATCGATCCAGAAACACTTAATACTGGTTATCCAATGCAGAGTTTGTTTGCATTTGGTTTGAATCTAAATTTTTAA
- a CDS encoding DUF5018-related domain-containing protein gives MRKISKISLFAIFFAVSCMQPEKIDVDVVPNLANITEVMVGSMSETGAFSPITVSLNEIDTEKHTIKMYLETFASIENVWASVRLETGCSIEPLNGSPEFGGVGNFLSSSYRVTAPSGATADWTISIEQDPNMPDISCLTDFWSGTGVNGADTIFPSYSPSTVTAVQTDCTHVTLTFEFWGSSTPEVVFELELGEPDSSDFTGSITLLNDVSFESFGYNCKYTAGPAGTYDLNTFTLNVDPVFEGYGGRTSYPFKFSKN, from the coding sequence ATGAGAAAAATTTCTAAAATAAGTTTATTTGCTATTTTTTTCGCTGTAAGTTGTATGCAGCCAGAAAAAATAGATGTTGATGTTGTACCAAACCTTGCTAATATTACAGAAGTAATGGTTGGTTCTATGAGTGAGACAGGTGCATTTAGCCCTATTACAGTTTCTTTAAATGAAATTGATACCGAGAAACATACCATAAAAATGTATCTAGAAACATTTGCTTCTATTGAAAATGTATGGGCAAGTGTGCGATTAGAGACAGGGTGTAGTATTGAGCCTTTAAATGGGTCACCAGAATTTGGAGGAGTTGGTAATTTTTTATCAAGCTCGTACAGAGTTACAGCACCATCAGGAGCTACTGCAGATTGGACAATATCTATAGAACAAGACCCTAATATGCCAGATATTAGTTGTTTAACAGATTTTTGGTCTGGAACCGGAGTTAATGGAGCCGATACTATATTTCCAAGTTACAGCCCATCAACAGTTACTGCAGTGCAAACAGATTGTACGCATGTTACTTTAACATTTGAGTTTTGGGGAAGTTCAACTCCAGAAGTGGTTTTTGAACTTGAATTAGGGGAACCAGATTCATCAGACTTTACAGGTTCTATTACTCTTTTGAATGACGTGTCATTCGAATCATTTGGTTATAATTGTAAATATACTGCTGGTCCCGCAGGAACTTACGATTTAAATACATTTACATTAAACGTAGATCCAGTTTTTGAAGGATATGGAGGAAGAACATCCTATCCATTTAAATTTTCAAAAAATTAA
- a CDS encoding UDP-glucose dehydrogenase family protein, whose amino-acid sequence MKVVVVGTGYVGLVSGVCFAEMGNTVTCVDIDKEKITLLKNGIIPIFEPGLTQMVQKNAKNKNLSFTTDLSSVIKNTEIIFIAVGTPMGEDGSADLQYVLKVASSIGQTMQNKLIVANKSTVPVGTADKVKEVIAKELKIRNVIIDFDVVSNPEFLKEGDAINDFMKPDRIVIGTNSEAVFTKMEQLYSPFFRTHDRFIRMDVRSAEMTKYAANAMLATKISFMNEIANICENVGADANKVRLGIGSDKRIGYSFIYPGVGYGGSCFPKDVKALKKTAENCGYEAKLIAAVEEVNNSQKLAIVNKVIAKFGEDLTGFTFGLWGLSYKPGTDDMREAPSIYTIKELVKRGAVVKVYDPKATKNAKAFYLKEIRNIVYCNTKYEVLQDSSALILLTEWKEFRSPDFEEIKIQLKFPIIFDGRNQYNAFNLKDNGFEYYQIGKE is encoded by the coding sequence ATGAAAGTAGTTGTTGTTGGAACGGGTTATGTTGGGTTAGTTTCGGGAGTTTGTTTTGCGGAAATGGGAAATACAGTTACTTGTGTAGATATTGATAAAGAAAAAATAACCCTCTTAAAAAATGGAATAATTCCAATATTTGAACCTGGCTTGACACAGATGGTTCAAAAAAATGCAAAAAATAAGAACCTTTCTTTTACTACAGATTTGTCTTCGGTTATTAAAAACACCGAAATTATTTTTATAGCTGTAGGAACTCCTATGGGCGAAGATGGCTCAGCAGATTTACAATATGTTTTAAAAGTAGCGAGTTCAATTGGGCAAACAATGCAAAATAAGTTAATTGTTGCAAATAAATCTACAGTGCCTGTTGGAACAGCAGATAAAGTAAAAGAAGTAATTGCAAAAGAGTTAAAAATTAGAAATGTAATTATTGATTTTGATGTCGTTTCCAACCCTGAATTTCTAAAAGAAGGAGATGCCATTAACGATTTTATGAAACCAGATCGAATAGTTATTGGTACAAATTCAGAAGCTGTTTTTACAAAAATGGAACAATTATACTCACCCTTCTTTAGAACTCACGATCGTTTTATAAGAATGGATGTTCGTTCTGCAGAAATGACAAAATATGCCGCAAATGCGATGCTGGCAACTAAAATTTCTTTTATGAACGAAATTGCCAATATTTGCGAAAATGTAGGGGCAGATGCAAATAAAGTACGGTTAGGAATCGGTTCAGATAAAAGAATAGGGTATAGTTTTATTTATCCAGGAGTTGGTTATGGAGGTTCTTGCTTTCCAAAAGATGTAAAAGCTTTAAAAAAAACAGCAGAAAACTGTGGATATGAAGCAAAATTAATCGCTGCTGTAGAAGAGGTAAACAACAGTCAAAAATTAGCAATTGTTAACAAGGTAATTGCAAAGTTTGGAGAAGATTTAACAGGGTTCACTTTCGGTTTGTGGGGGTTGTCCTATAAACCAGGAACAGACGATATGCGAGAAGCACCTTCTATCTATACAATTAAAGAATTGGTAAAAAGAGGCGCTGTTGTTAAAGTGTACGACCCGAAAGCCACTAAGAATGCAAAAGCGTTTTATTTAAAAGAGATTCGAAATATTGTTTACTGCAATACGAAATACGAAGTTTTACAAGATTCAAGTGCTTTAATTTTATTAACAGAATGGAAAGAGTTTCGTTCTCCAGATTTTGAAGAAATAAAAATACAATTAAAATTTCCTATTATTTTTGATGGTAGAAATCAGTACAATGCTTTTAATTTAAAGGATAATGGATTTGAGTATTACCAGATTGGGAAAGAATAG
- a CDS encoding alkaline phosphatase family protein, with the protein MNKIFYIFLIAFSIQISNAQNNEKKVLFVIVDGISADVIEKIPTPNLDIIAKEGSYTRAYVGGLKDGYSKTPTISAVGYNSLLTGTWANKHNVWGNGIVAPNYKYWTIFRFAKELHIPDLKTAIFSTWLDNRTKLVGENLPATGNLQLDYHFDGFEKDTLNFPHDKERMFIHKIDEHVVKEASAYIKKKSPDLSWVYLEYTDDMGHRFGDSEQFYNAVKIMDKQIGSLWNALKYREKSHNENWEIFITTDHGRNRKTGKGHGGQSDRERLTWIVTNAKTNSYFKTKEPAIVDIMPTILRSLNLKPKKEQLWEIDGVPLTGKVSIANATANLKNNKLQVNWEVLNKKGKVKVYIATTNNFSKGKKDQYILMKNIKTRKKEVIIDVSKFKSSFYKVVLEGKYNTINTWVINK; encoded by the coding sequence ATGAATAAGATATTTTATATTTTTTTAATTGCATTTAGCATTCAAATTAGTAATGCTCAAAATAACGAAAAAAAAGTACTTTTTGTAATTGTTGATGGCATTTCTGCAGATGTTATCGAAAAAATACCTACTCCAAATTTAGATATTATTGCCAAAGAAGGTAGTTATACACGTGCATATGTTGGAGGATTAAAAGATGGGTATTCTAAAACCCCAACGATCTCAGCAGTCGGCTATAATAGTCTGCTAACAGGTACTTGGGCTAACAAACACAACGTTTGGGGAAATGGGATTGTGGCTCCTAATTACAAATATTGGACTATTTTTAGATTTGCAAAAGAGCTGCATATTCCAGATTTAAAAACCGCTATTTTTTCTACTTGGTTAGACAATCGTACCAAATTAGTTGGCGAAAATCTTCCTGCTACAGGAAACCTACAACTAGATTATCATTTTGATGGTTTTGAAAAAGATACCTTAAACTTTCCTCATGATAAAGAAAGGATGTTTATTCATAAAATAGATGAACACGTGGTAAAAGAAGCATCAGCATATATTAAAAAAAAATCACCAGATCTCTCTTGGGTATATTTAGAATATACAGACGATATGGGACATAGATTTGGCGACAGCGAGCAATTTTACAATGCTGTAAAAATTATGGATAAACAGATAGGTAGTTTGTGGAATGCGTTAAAATATAGAGAGAAATCGCATAACGAGAACTGGGAAATTTTTATTACAACCGACCATGGAAGAAATCGTAAAACAGGAAAAGGACATGGAGGACAAAGCGATAGAGAACGACTTACTTGGATTGTTACAAATGCAAAAACAAACTCTTATTTTAAAACAAAAGAACCAGCAATTGTAGATATAATGCCTACAATTCTACGCAGTCTTAACCTTAAACCCAAAAAAGAACAACTTTGGGAAATAGATGGGGTTCCATTAACAGGAAAAGTATCCATTGCAAATGCTACAGCAAATCTTAAAAACAATAAATTACAGGTTAATTGGGAAGTGCTAAATAAAAAAGGGAAAGTAAAGGTGTATATAGCAACTACAAATAATTTCTCTAAAGGTAAAAAAGATCAATATATACTGATGAAAAATATCAAAACTAGGAAAAAAGAAGTGATAATCGATGTCTCAAAATTTAAATCATCTTTTTATAAAGTTGTTTTAGAAGGAAAATACAATACCATTAACACTTGGGTAATTAATAAATAA
- a CDS encoding RagB/SusD family nutrient uptake outer membrane protein: MKTIYFTFLVLLLVSCNDDYLERFPQTEISEKNFFNNVSDLETYSYQFYDYLGASFWDRPSDNTTVEKGAIRRLMLGNVTADNSSGWGKNNWSRLRSINFFLDNFEKAQGNQEDINKFAAMGYFSRAMFYINKVQTFSDVPWYGTVLNTNSEELYKPRDTREFVVEKIIADLEFATTNLKSEGDKTILSKWAAYAQLARFCLYEGTYRQYHAGEQDLNVTTPPKYFYDKAIEAANAIINSNEFSIQSGNYGDLFNGVIDLAGSPETIMYLDYEDDKREHGAELVLDYENGVSRSMADSYLKLDGTFMTSTDTETLEINDAFTGRDPRMVQSLFYPGYIVPTDTNPYKLPIGKTGGYAQIKFMPNERDTHWDGFATVHTDLPLYRYAEVLLIYAEAKAELGELTQSDLDKSINKLRSRVGVAPLKINPPIDPSQEALYPNVSSSQKAEILEVRRERRVELFGEGHRYTDMMRWKVGKIFEKPQRGIYVPPSGLVDITGDGVADYFISDDGSNDPGNLPSGITRLITSEDTVPIFLEFGKSGHIMFKLEQTSIGTFVEPKYYYRPIPTNEVLVNPELKQIFGW, translated from the coding sequence ATGAAAACAATATATTTTACATTTTTAGTTCTTCTTTTAGTCTCATGTAATGACGACTATTTGGAAAGATTTCCTCAAACGGAAATTAGTGAAAAAAACTTTTTCAATAATGTCTCTGATTTAGAAACATATAGCTATCAATTTTATGATTACCTAGGAGCAAGTTTTTGGGACAGACCCTCAGACAATACAACTGTTGAAAAAGGCGCTATTAGACGCTTAATGTTAGGTAATGTAACTGCCGATAACTCAAGTGGATGGGGTAAAAATAATTGGAGCAGATTAAGATCTATAAATTTCTTTTTAGATAATTTTGAAAAAGCACAAGGCAACCAAGAAGATATTAATAAATTCGCAGCAATGGGCTACTTTTCTAGAGCTATGTTCTATATTAACAAAGTTCAAACCTTTAGTGATGTTCCTTGGTATGGTACTGTATTAAATACAAATAGTGAAGAATTGTATAAACCAAGAGATACCAGAGAATTTGTTGTAGAGAAAATTATAGCCGATTTAGAATTTGCGACAACAAACCTTAAAAGCGAAGGAGATAAAACAATTTTATCAAAATGGGCAGCATACGCACAATTAGCACGTTTTTGTTTATATGAAGGTACGTACAGGCAATATCATGCAGGAGAACAAGATTTAAATGTTACGACACCTCCAAAATATTTTTACGATAAAGCAATAGAAGCTGCAAATGCAATAATAAATTCAAATGAGTTTTCGATCCAATCGGGTAATTATGGAGATTTATTTAACGGAGTAATAGATTTAGCGGGCAGCCCTGAAACTATTATGTATCTAGACTACGAAGACGATAAAAGAGAACATGGTGCAGAGTTAGTGTTAGATTATGAAAATGGAGTAAGTCGATCGATGGCAGATTCGTATTTAAAATTAGATGGTACCTTTATGACATCTACAGACACCGAAACATTAGAAATAAATGATGCATTTACAGGAAGAGACCCTAGAATGGTGCAATCACTTTTCTATCCAGGTTATATTGTACCAACAGACACCAACCCATATAAACTACCAATTGGTAAAACAGGTGGCTATGCGCAAATTAAGTTTATGCCTAATGAAAGAGATACCCATTGGGATGGTTTTGCAACCGTTCATACAGACCTTCCTTTATACAGGTATGCAGAAGTACTGTTAATTTATGCAGAAGCAAAAGCAGAACTAGGTGAGTTAACGCAAAGCGATTTAGATAAATCTATAAATAAACTTCGTTCTAGAGTAGGAGTGGCACCATTAAAAATAAACCCTCCAATAGATCCTTCACAAGAAGCTTTATATCCAAATGTTTCTTCATCACAAAAAGCAGAAATTTTAGAGGTTAGAAGAGAAAGAAGAGTCGAATTATTTGGAGAAGGACATCGTTATACAGATATGATGCGTTGGAAAGTAGGAAAGATTTTTGAAAAACCACAAAGAGGAATTTATGTTCCACCTTCAGGTTTGGTTGATATTACAGGAGATGGTGTTGCAGATTATTTTATTAGTGACGATGGATCAAATGATCCAGGAAATTTACCAAGTGGAATAACTAGATTAATTACTAGCGAAGATACTGTTCCTATTTTTCTTGAGTTTGGAAAATCTGGACACATAATGTTCAAATTAGAACAAACAAGTATTGGTACATTTGTGGAGCCAAAGTATTACTATAGACCAATACCAACAAATGAAGTTCTCGTAAATCCAGAATTAAAACAAATATTTGGTTGGTAA
- a CDS encoding metallophosphoesterase family protein — MKEVQNSKRREFIKKIGLVAGASAIAPITLSAQNNTTKSSKKKVLRVAHVTDIHMSDGNDAPNRFKKCIADVKKHNVDFFLNGGDTIMAADYGDITRERVLEQWKLWDELKQEFKEYEMYSCLGNHDMWWAAPDKKDSMYGKDYVIKRMEMQSRYYSFFKNGWYFIVLDSNNSRAGSLDKEQRAWLENELSKMPKDASVLVMSHYPILAVSTIPYGGSHTDSKYIMKLFYKHPNKKIHCISGHMHLLDTAIYNNVNYYCNGSMSGYWWGEGDKDSAGKYWYHETPPGYSIIDFFDDGSINNIYYPHPY, encoded by the coding sequence ATGAAAGAAGTTCAAAATTCTAAAAGAAGGGAGTTTATAAAAAAAATCGGATTGGTTGCAGGTGCCTCAGCAATAGCTCCCATAACATTGTCGGCTCAAAACAACACGACTAAAAGTAGCAAAAAAAAGGTGCTTAGAGTTGCACATGTCACAGATATTCACATGTCAGATGGTAATGATGCGCCCAATCGTTTTAAAAAGTGTATAGCAGACGTAAAAAAACACAACGTCGATTTTTTTCTAAATGGAGGAGATACAATTATGGCTGCAGACTATGGAGACATTACTCGCGAAAGAGTATTAGAGCAGTGGAAACTTTGGGACGAATTAAAACAAGAATTCAAAGAATACGAAATGTACAGTTGCTTAGGCAATCACGATATGTGGTGGGCAGCTCCAGATAAAAAAGATTCAATGTATGGAAAAGACTATGTAATTAAAAGAATGGAAATGCAAAGCAGGTATTATAGCTTTTTTAAAAACGGATGGTATTTTATAGTGCTAGACAGTAATAATTCTAGAGCAGGTTCCTTAGATAAAGAACAGCGTGCTTGGTTAGAAAATGAATTAAGCAAAATGCCAAAAGATGCTTCAGTATTAGTAATGAGCCATTACCCGATCTTGGCTGTAAGCACCATTCCTTATGGAGGTAGTCATACAGATAGTAAATACATTATGAAGTTATTTTATAAACATCCAAACAAAAAAATACATTGCATTAGTGGTCATATGCATTTGTTAGATACAGCCATTTATAATAACGTAAATTACTACTGCAATGGTTCTATGAGTGGTTATTGGTGGGGAGAAGGAGATAAAGATTCTGCAGGCAAATATTGGTATCACGAAACGCCTCCTGGATATTCTATTATCGATTTCTTCGACGATGGATCTATAAATAACATCTATTATCCACATCCTTATTAA
- a CDS encoding TetR family transcriptional regulator has translation MGRKSLKNVRQKEIIESFYTVAQREGLENASLAKVAKEMGVNTSLVLHYFNSKDDLIFELINYILKRYRQIYLSASSTNNKGEPQILRLVDNLFSREWNALIDDSVFYSSFALIFRNKKIKTAYRKLHDNLRLLLSEVIEDAKKNGEIDVDDPKKTADLIFIIVEGAYYYLSLYDLDEDYIEKLNEYKHTALNLLQFTKKKQLSF, from the coding sequence ATGGGAAGGAAAAGTTTAAAAAATGTACGGCAAAAAGAAATTATAGAATCTTTTTATACTGTAGCTCAAAGAGAAGGGTTGGAAAATGCTTCTTTAGCGAAAGTTGCTAAAGAAATGGGTGTTAACACTAGTTTAGTACTGCATTATTTTAACTCTAAAGACGATTTAATCTTCGAACTTATCAATTACATCTTAAAGCGCTACAGACAAATTTACCTATCTGCCAGTTCTACAAACAATAAAGGGGAACCCCAAATATTACGCTTGGTTGATAATTTATTTTCAAGAGAATGGAATGCACTTATCGATGATAGTGTTTTTTATAGCTCATTTGCATTGATTTTTAGAAATAAAAAAATTAAAACAGCCTACAGGAAACTTCACGACAATTTAAGGTTATTACTAAGTGAGGTTATTGAAGATGCTAAAAAAAACGGAGAAATTGATGTAGATGATCCTAAAAAAACAGCAGATTTAATATTTATTATTGTCGAAGGTGCTTACTATTACTTATCTTTATATGATCTCGATGAAGATTATATAGAGAAATTAAACGAATATAAACATACAGCTCTAAATTTGCTTCAATTCACTAAAAAAAAACAACTTTCATTTTAG
- a CDS encoding SDR family oxidoreductase, translating to MNIELSEKKIVVTGGAGFIGSNLCETLLNKNNKVVCLDNFSTGKKENIIPFLEDSNFTLINGDIRNIKDCLKATKNADYVLHQAALGSVPRSIADPITSNEVNVSGFLNMLVASRDHKVKRFVYAASSSTYGDSESLPKIEDKIGKPLSPYAVTKYVNELYAAVFSKTYGLETIGLRYFNVFGRKQDPNGAYAAVIPKFVSQLMNLESPTINGDGNYSRDFTYIDNVIQANLLSLVADKNAINTVYNIAYGDRNTLNDLIGYLKFFLSEYNPEIKNIVVEYGPNRQGDIPHSQADINKAKKILGYKPEFSLKKGLKEAIDWYWNNL from the coding sequence ATGAATATTGAATTGTCGGAAAAAAAGATAGTAGTAACAGGCGGAGCTGGCTTTATCGGCTCTAATCTTTGTGAGACACTTCTTAATAAAAACAATAAGGTTGTTTGTTTAGATAATTTTTCAACAGGAAAAAAAGAAAATATAATTCCTTTTTTAGAAGATTCTAATTTTACCCTAATTAACGGTGATATTCGAAATATAAAAGATTGCTTAAAAGCAACAAAAAATGCAGATTATGTTTTGCATCAGGCCGCACTGGGTTCTGTTCCAAGATCAATAGCAGATCCAATAACCTCTAACGAAGTTAATGTTTCTGGCTTCTTAAATATGTTAGTCGCATCAAGAGATCATAAGGTAAAAAGATTCGTGTATGCAGCAAGTTCATCTACTTATGGCGATTCGGAATCACTCCCTAAAATTGAAGATAAAATAGGAAAACCGCTTTCTCCTTACGCGGTTACGAAATATGTAAACGAGTTGTATGCAGCTGTTTTTTCAAAAACGTATGGTTTAGAAACCATTGGATTGCGTTATTTTAATGTTTTTGGACGCAAACAAGACCCCAATGGAGCTTATGCGGCTGTAATACCAAAATTTGTTAGTCAATTAATGAATTTAGAATCTCCTACAATTAATGGAGATGGAAATTATTCAAGAGACTTTACTTATATAGATAATGTAATTCAGGCCAATTTATTAAGCTTAGTCGCGGATAAAAATGCGATAAATACAGTTTATAATATTGCGTACGGAGATAGAAATACGTTAAACGATTTAATAGGATACCTAAAATTTTTTTTATCAGAATACAATCCAGAAATAAAAAATATTGTGGTAGAATACGGGCCTAATAGGCAAGGAGACATTCCACATTCACAAGCAGATATAAATAAAGCAAAAAAAATATTAGGCTATAAACCTGAGTTTTCTTTAAAAAAAGGATTAAAAGAAGCAATAGATTGGTATTGGAATAATTTATAA